CCACACATGCAGCAAAACTCCCGGCCGTCCTCAATGATGGTTATTGTCTCACTCCCGCAAAAGGGGCATTCGGTATCTGTCTCCATGGTTTTCTCCTCCTTTCAGGCTTTACCGAACAGCATTTCTGTGAGTTCCCGGCCGCTCTCCGCGGCGGGGATCCCGGAGAGTGCCGGGGCACCCTTGAGCAGGTGGGTTGACAGCCACTCCCGGGCCTCGTGGTCGCCGTCTATTGCCTGCTGTACTGCGGCGTCGACAATCAGCTTCCATGTTTCGGGATTGACGGTTTCGGCGACGATTTTCAGGTAATCGGTTTCCAAGGGCCTGTTACTCACGGTCTTCTCTCTTTTTTTACTCATTGTTTCTCTCCCTCCCTTTCCTCCACATCTTTCGGCCAAGTTCCTTGCGGCAACGGACATAGCGTTGAAACGGTTCGTCCTCTTCAAATTCTTTGCGGGCCTGCTCCAGTTCGGGGGAAGCCGGGAACATGAAGGTGAATCGGAGTCCGATTTTTTCCATTTCGTAGCTGAAGCCCCGCGCCGCCAGCCAGGCTACTTCAAAAGGATTGTCTGTTTCGATGAATGTCGCTGGTTTCATAGTTCTGTCCTTTCTATGCCGCCAACCGCCTCACGGCCTCGGGGAACGTCAAGCCCTCGGTCTCCATGAGCCAGTCAACCGCGTTGAACTTTCGGTCACACACAGGGCACCATGCTTTACCCACCCGGCTGAGAAACACGAGGCTGGGCCGATTGTCTTCGTGACATGGCGCTGTTGCCTTCCCTTGGCGGTCAAAGCCGATCAGGGCGCGAATGTCGGCGTTTCGTGCGGCTTCTATCTGCTCAACAGTGATATGATCATCCTTCCGTTTCTTTCGCGGTTCCTTTGCCGCCAGGGAAAGCGCCCGTGCTTCCCTTGCCAGTTTGGTGATGGTGTCCATGTGACGATTGAAGAAAACCGGAGCGGTCGGACACTCACTTTCGGCCCAGAAGTCCAGTTCTTCAACTTCCTGCTGAATCCTTTGCCGGAGATAGCGGAGACGGCACCATACGGCATGTTGCAGGTTGACGTTCATTTCCTCGGCTGCGGTTCTGATCTGCTCAAAGGTCACGATCATGCCTCGAAGTAGAAGAAGGGCAAGTCTCCCGGCCTTTCGATGAACTGCATCGACGCCCGATGATAGAAGAGCCCATACCGTCCCTCTGCATCGCCGCCAAGCTCCCGGTGCTTGGAGCAATCCAAAATTGCATCTGGCTTGTTCCTGAGTTCATCCGGTATCGTCTGTTTGGTGTCGGCCAACTGCTGCACCTTGGCCTCCTTGCCCTTGTTCCTCCAGACGGAGAACACGTTGTCAGCAAGGTCCGTAATGGCCCCTGAACCTTTCACATCCATTTTCCCGGGGGCGTCGTCTTCGTTGTTCTTTTTCCGGCTGTGTGCCACAAGGTGAACGTGTATGCCGTCGGTCTGTGCAAAATTCTGGAGGCGGTCGACGAGTGCCTTTTGGGCGTTGTAATCGTCCTCGGCAATCCCGCATTTCATGAGCGAGTCAATGACGAAGTGAGCAACTCCCCGCTCCGTCGCGGCCTTGTGAAAGGTCTTAAGAAGATCATTGGTGTTGACGGTGCCGGTGTGGTCATAGATCCACATAAGGTCGTCGAGCCATTGAAGGCACTGCGTAATGAGCCAGTCCGCCGGCTGGTCCGCTCCCACTGCCTGCCGCACCATCCGGTACAAGGTCCGTTTGGCGCTCATCTCGAAGCTGGCAATCGCTACCTGCTGCCCTTCTTTGGCAACGTCGATGGCAAGCTGATTCAGGAGAAGGCTTTTCCCGTGACCGTTCAGTCCGGTCCAGACTGAGAGTTCTCCAGGTGCAAAGAGTATGTGCCGGAGTTTTCCAAGGCTGAAGGTATCGCCCACCTGTTCACCCGGAGCCGGATAGAAGCGATTCAATACCTCGCCCGTGAATGTAGATGCTCTCTTGAGAAGGTCGGTGCTCATCGCATATACCCCAGGTCAACTACTGCCGCTCCGCCCTTGGGGGAGGATGACTTTTCCCAAGTGCGCACCGCCGCCCGCCAATCCCGCATCGGTGTTTTGCCGATCAACCAGCCCTTGGCCTCGTAGTGGTTCATCCACTTCTCTGGGTCAACGTCGTTGCCTCGCTCCAGGCAGTAGGCCCGTACCTCGTCTAGTGAGGGAATAGAAAATTTATTTCTTTTCTTCTTAAATTCTTCTCTATCGTGTGGTGTGTCTGTGGGCTTCCGTGGGGCTTCGTCGTGGGCTTCCTTGTGGGCTTCCTGTGTTCTTACATTGTCAAAATCGTCATCATTACAAGCCGTTATGGTGTTCGAGTGTGTGGGCTTCCTTGTGGCCTTCCTTGTGGGCTTCTTGAGGGTTTCATATGTGTCTTCGGAATTTTCGCATAGTTGCGCGGTTCGCGTGTGGGCTTCGTAGCTCTCCGGGTCCTGATAAAGTCCGTAATTCAGAACCGTTACCACCATTCCCCGTGTGGTCTTCCTGGTGGTTATCATTGTGGCCTTCGTAAAGGCTTCGTACGCGCTTCGTATCTCGTCCTTTGTGGGCACCACACGACGCCAACCAACCCGGTAACTCATAGCTTGTTGCATCTCAGAAATTGACGTAACAAGCTGGCCACGCTTCAACTTGCCGCCGTCCTTCCACATTGCCCGTGCCAGCATCCATCCCCACAACTTGAAGTACAGAGGCGGTTTGTCCATCATCTCTGACTCAAAGAGTCTGCGGGCCAAAAGGATGTAGCCACCGGCAACGGGCGCGTTGGTCATTGCGCCCCTCCGGCGGAGATTTCGATGAGTTGATGCGCTGCGCCAAGAAGCTCGTCGACGATCTGTAGTGCCTCATCACCCTCAGCGCCCTGCAATCGCTCAGCGAGTGCCACGACGCGGCCGCGCAAGTATTCGGGTTTAAGGTTGATATCAACTCGGCCGGCTTTTTGCGCCTGCATTATTGCGCTCTCCCTTCGCTGGCCGCTCGGTCATTCGCGTCCAGTATCCAGGATCTCCGCCAGTAACATTTCCCGCCAATCCTGAACGGTGCGGGAATGCGACCGGCTTCGACATCGCGCAAGGTCGACGAACGCGATCGACCACGAATTGCGCAAACCTCACGTATATCCAGGTTTCGGTCCTCGGTCGTGATCATGAGTCGCCGTTTGCCTGCTTGCATACTTCCCTCCTGCTCAACCAGTAGTATTTGAGCCCAGACTATCCCAACGACTACCACTTGTCGAGATTTTTGCCAGCAAAAACAGCTATTTACGGTACTTGGTTTTTGGCAAAAACAATGTACCCAACATCGAGCACAAAAAAAGCCGCTCGTTTCGGAGCGGCCTTCTGGTAAATCGGTGGTTTGGTATGTTACTTCTTGCGGCGTCTGAGTTTCCCTTCTATGTAAATCCTTGCTGGCGCCGACATCGTTTCAAGCAAGTTCTTGGCTGTTTCCTCCCGGCTGTAGCCGCGAGCCTCAACAACCTTCTCAAATGTTTCATAATACTGCGCATACTCGCTCCGTTCGTAAACGCGTTCAGGGTTGTCGGCCTCTTTACCCGTGACATTAAATGAGAACCCCCATTTACTCAAAGCTTTGACAATCTCTTTGTTTTCTAGACCAAAAGCCCACCTCAAGAGGTAGAACCGCTTAGCTAACTCCTTGCGCTGTGTTTCGGTTTCCATGGCACGAAACACATTTCTCGACAGTCCGCACACTTTATCAAGCGTCATGTAGTCCTTGACGTCGGTTGCGGCTGTATTGTGCTCCAGATACTTGTGAAACGCGTCTTGCAGTCCGTTCATGACCCATGCCGGCGGGCACAACCCAAGTCTAGTGCATTCATGAAACACTTGTATCAGGGCAAGGAAGTTCCCGTTTTCAGCTTGCTCGTAGTCTGCATCGGTTGCGGGTTCTCTCCCGAGGAAACAGCCATGCGCATAGGTTATCCAAAGTTCAATATCTTGAGTATCCATCTTCTTTGCGCCTCCTGTAGCGCCCTGGTAGATAATCGCGGGGAAACCGCCCCAGGAAAGGCGGCTTGTCGTCTGGCCGGACTATCCCCACGAAAGAGTGAACTATGCCGCCAGCTTCTTCAGTCGGTCCAAGGTGTCCGGATACTTCCGAACCAGTAGGATCAGGGTTGCAGCCTGGTCGTTCGGCTTGGCGCGGCCCTGTTCCCACTTTTCAAGGGTTCGGGGAGAGACATGAAGCTCATGGGCGAACACGGCACGAGAGAGGTTCAGACGTTCCCGCGTCTCCTTGATGAGTTCCGGCGTTACCTCGACTTTCGGCGTTTTTTCCACACGGTAGGTTTTCAGGGTGATCTTGCCCTCCCTGAATTGGTTGATTTCCTCGATACCCTGCGTCAGTTCTTCAAAGAGGTTGCGCTTTTTCATTTGTTCCATGCCTCCACCATGCTCTTGAGTGCTGCAATCTCTGCGGGGGGAAGGTTCGCCATTTCGTTCTTGGCGTAGACGGTTATCAGGTAGATATGACTATCCGCCCGTTGCCAGTAGTAGATGATCCTCACACCGCCGCGCTTGCCTTTGCCCTTGGCCGTCCATCGAACCTTGCGGATTCCGCCGGAGCCCCTGATTACATCTCCTGTATCCGGATTCTCGGCCATGAATGCCTGAAACTCCCGATACTCGTCATCTGATAGGTAATCAGGCAGTAGCTTTGTGAACAGAGATGTTTCGACAAAAAGCATGATTAACTATACCCTATTAGCGTATATCTAGCAATCCGTTTATGCAGTCTTCTTGCGGGGCAGGATGCTCACCACATTACTGCTATTCTCGCCCGAGACGATGTTCTTCAGCTTCCGCTCCCAAGCTTCAAGGGCTTGCTGTTTTTCCAGGTCATACTTGTGAAGGTTGTAAACTCGAATTACCCCTTGCTTGGCGTGGTTCAATACCGCGTCTATCACTTCGTCCATGTATCCCATTTGGGCCATGAAGGTTGCAGCCGTTCGTCTCAGGTCATGCGGGGTGAACTGAGAAATACTGAGTTTGTTCTCGGTGGCCGGTTTGCCGTCCTTGTCATAGAGCGGTTTTCCGTTCTTGTCGGTCATCGGCCATGCAAGGTTTCTGCGGACCGCAACGGGGAGGGCGTGGGCGTCTATCGGTTTGCCGATTGGCTTTTCGGTTACAGGGTCGATCTCGACACGAGGGGAGGGGAAGATAAATCCCTTCGGCACCGTCTCTCCGGTTTCCATATCAAAAACGGTCTGCTCTCCAATGAGTTCAAGTGCAAGGTCGGTAAGGTATACCCGATGGGCTTTCCCGTTCTTCGCCCTCTCGCTCGGGATGGTCCACCAATTCCCGTCAATCTCACTGGTATGTATCCCCGCCACTTCACCGGGCCGCTGGGCCGTGACGAGAATCAGCTTTAGGGCGCGACGGAGTTCGTTGGACATGGCCACCTTTGGGGAATCGAGAGAGGACCAAAGAGTCTTGATCTCGGATTCGGTCAAGGTGCGCTCCCGGCTGTTATTCGGTGCAAGGGCCTTGACGCCAAGGCAAGGAGTGTTTTGGAGAATGTCGCGCTCGATGGCAAAGTTGAACATCTTGCGTACGATCTTGAGCACCTGGTTTGACATGGCGGGGGAGCCACGATCGACGATACTTTCCAGCAAGAGGGTAACGTCTCGCTTGGTGATGTCTGCGGCCTTCAGTTGCCCCCACGATGGTATTACTTCACGGTTGAGCAACCGTTCATCCTCCTGCCATGACCGCTTGAACTTCTTTGCATGGCGCTCAATGTACTCGCTCACGAGCTTTTCTATGGTGGGGGCCTTCCGGTGTTCGTCCCGGGCCTGTCGTTCCCCCTCGTGCTTCTGGTCCCTCTCTGATTGCGGGTCGCGGGGATTGGTGGGATCGTTAAGCATGGCGTATGCTGCGGCGTGGGCTGCGCGTGCATCGACTAAGCTTTTTGCTGGATAACTCCCCAGATTCATCTGGCGGCGTTTCCCGTCGAAGGTGTAGACGAAGATCCATATCTTATGACCTGAGGGAAGGATACGGATGCCGAAGCCTTTATCCTCCCTGAGCTGATACATTTTGTCCTTCGCCTTCAGGTTCAATATTCCCTTGTCGGTAAACTTCATGATACCCCCTCGGGGAGGTTACACATTCCCGTGTAACCCCTCGTGTAACCTCTTAACTGTCGGCTGTAATCGAA
The nucleotide sequence above comes from Geobacter benzoatilyticus. Encoded proteins:
- a CDS encoding helix-turn-helix domain-containing protein, with the protein product MKKRNLFEELTQGIEEINQFREGKITLKTYRVEKTPKVEVTPELIKETRERLNLSRAVFAHELHVSPRTLEKWEQGRAKPNDQAATLILLVRKYPDTLDRLKKLAA
- a CDS encoding tyrosine-type recombinase/integrase is translated as MKFTDKGILNLKAKDKMYQLREDKGFGIRILPSGHKIWIFVYTFDGKRRQMNLGSYPAKSLVDARAAHAAAYAMLNDPTNPRDPQSERDQKHEGERQARDEHRKAPTIEKLVSEYIERHAKKFKRSWQEDERLLNREVIPSWGQLKAADITKRDVTLLLESIVDRGSPAMSNQVLKIVRKMFNFAIERDILQNTPCLGVKALAPNNSRERTLTESEIKTLWSSLDSPKVAMSNELRRALKLILVTAQRPGEVAGIHTSEIDGNWWTIPSERAKNGKAHRVYLTDLALELIGEQTVFDMETGETVPKGFIFPSPRVEIDPVTEKPIGKPIDAHALPVAVRRNLAWPMTDKNGKPLYDKDGKPATENKLSISQFTPHDLRRTAATFMAQMGYMDEVIDAVLNHAKQGVIRVYNLHKYDLEKQQALEAWERKLKNIVSGENSSNVVSILPRKKTA
- a CDS encoding type II toxin-antitoxin system RelE/ParE family toxin; translation: MLFVETSLFTKLLPDYLSDDEYREFQAFMAENPDTGDVIRGSGGIRKVRWTAKGKGKRGGVRIIYYWQRADSHIYLITVYAKNEMANLPPAEIAALKSMVEAWNK
- a CDS encoding AAA family ATPase; amino-acid sequence: MSTDLLKRASTFTGEVLNRFYPAPGEQVGDTFSLGKLRHILFAPGELSVWTGLNGHGKSLLLNQLAIDVAKEGQQVAIASFEMSAKRTLYRMVRQAVGADQPADWLITQCLQWLDDLMWIYDHTGTVNTNDLLKTFHKAATERGVAHFVIDSLMKCGIAEDDYNAQKALVDRLQNFAQTDGIHVHLVAHSRKKNNEDDAPGKMDVKGSGAITDLADNVFSVWRNKGKEAKVQQLADTKQTIPDELRNKPDAILDCSKHRELGGDAEGRYGLFYHRASMQFIERPGDLPFFYFEA
- a CDS encoding Lar family restriction alleviation protein, translated to METDTECPFCGSETITIIEDGREFCCMCGDCYAQGPTASTKAGAAEAWNERA